The DNA region TTTAAAAGGGGAACCTACAGTGTCAGACTACACTAGAGAAAAGCTACTATTACAAGGTATGAATAATTCAATGTAGTTTTTTTGTTATCCATAGGAACTGACTGTCCCCTCAGTGCTAGAAGGGGCCACAACATAGTTATAAACCATAACACTATAAAACCAGCTTACCATGATCTGCAACATAGAGCAGAAACGTGTCTCTGCCAGGTTCCATGCGGTCATGGGGAACGCCGGAGAATATAAACTCGCAGGTGTAGCGGTCCGTGTCCGAGCCCTGCAGGTGGGAGATGCTCACGTTCACCTGGCCAGCGGGGAGGTCCTCAAACACACGGATGCGACTCCTGCCGGTTTCACCGGGACCAAAAGTGGGATTCTGGCCTTCGTGGATGAACAGAACTTCTTTGATGGGCTCCAGCCACTCGCGTCTCAGATAGAAGGCAAAAGGGTCCCTCGAAGTAGTCGAGCATGCAAACTCAATAGAACCATTGCGTTTCTGGCTGAGGTACACCACTTCCCCATTTACTGTAAAACAAATTTTAAGAATTTTAAGATGCGAAGGTTTGATTAACTTCAGTCaaaactacagtacatgaagaTGTCAATACAGCTCTGCTACATTCACGCTGACAAATAACAGTCACATCTGCCACCTAAAAACAAAAGTATCAAGCTACACTGCCAGGTTATGAAATGAGCcattcaaaataatgaaaataaaaatccaCTTGTTTATAGCTCACAGGAAAACACTTTTaagtgataaataaataaattacgtacacaaatatatattctTAAATACAAGGGAGGACATCCTCCTTATTCAATAGACTTTAATCTGACCGACACAACtgacccagatagcaaaaccacTCTGGCGTGGACCTGGCCCACACCTATCATGCGATCCGGCCCGGATCCGTCTCACGGACACGGTccagcgtccaaacgcacagcGGGCCGATAGTGGTCAGGATTCGTTTTATG from Sardina pilchardus chromosome 1, fSarPil1.1, whole genome shotgun sequence includes:
- the cd7al gene encoding cd7 antigen-like, with translation MDMMEWCLVVWLIVLPPALVNGEVVYLSQKRNGSIEFACSTTSRDPFAFYLRREWLEPIKEVLFIHEGQNPTFGPGETGRSRIRVFEDLPAGQVNVSISHLQGSDTDRYTCEFIFSGVPHDRMEPGRDTFLLYVADHGSDEPPCSCSSYTVILYTIAGAVGLLLLVIIGLTVAYCGKASNGSKPQPAVPIYEEMAGLQSGNNKAFYNPGEFGESEYVKPVRSENPYSIP